A region from the Lentimonas sp. CC4 genome encodes:
- a CDS encoding amidase: MSEIRLNFEQWRALAEESPERIVNQFLSRLQMLSKNELRTWLTATATKQQLLTSLQVVASGETSPLACVPYVLQDMFDIEGMPTRCGAPFSAPFETLLEDSSLLYQKLNSLGACFFSKTQPAEFGVDSQGRNPTYGDCKHQDGEQYACGGGAGSVARSISSGLVPLGFGLDTAGGIRIPAAFHGLFGFRMGNNAYAREGVFPIAPSLESVGWINNCIADLDTTFKVFHHVSKSHSTEAPRGYVITDLTNYISTEIKSGLLGLTRELDIDDDPATGTRLRKLLSQGGTAHHTLVARELYSIHQYWIEEYSDQYDDTLMQYIKEGIICPPAKVDECTQIQEAIRFSLTQFFEEYDYLVLPISPVATPEKSAWSSQLEHDIQQLIAPASLAFLPAIILPFNCVSGRHSAAQIIINPRKLNIVPELLAKLTRYYED; the protein is encoded by the coding sequence ATGTCAGAGATACGACTCAATTTTGAACAATGGCGCGCACTCGCAGAAGAATCACCAGAACGCATAGTGAATCAATTTCTATCGCGCCTGCAGATGCTCTCAAAAAATGAGCTGCGAACATGGCTCACCGCCACTGCAACAAAGCAACAACTACTGACATCGCTCCAAGTGGTCGCCTCTGGCGAAACAAGTCCACTCGCCTGCGTGCCTTATGTGTTGCAAGACATGTTCGATATCGAAGGCATGCCGACTCGATGCGGCGCCCCATTCTCGGCCCCCTTTGAAACCCTCCTTGAAGACTCCAGTCTACTATATCAAAAACTGAATTCATTAGGCGCCTGTTTTTTCAGCAAAACTCAACCTGCCGAATTTGGTGTCGATTCACAAGGACGCAACCCAACCTACGGCGACTGCAAGCACCAAGATGGCGAGCAATATGCCTGTGGTGGCGGCGCTGGCTCTGTCGCTCGATCAATCAGTTCAGGTCTAGTGCCTCTCGGCTTCGGACTGGACACCGCAGGTGGCATTCGCATCCCGGCAGCCTTCCACGGTTTGTTCGGATTCCGCATGGGCAACAATGCATACGCACGCGAAGGTGTCTTCCCGATCGCTCCATCCCTGGAGTCGGTCGGCTGGATAAACAACTGCATCGCAGACTTAGACACGACTTTCAAAGTCTTCCACCACGTCTCAAAATCCCACTCGACCGAAGCGCCACGTGGCTACGTGATTACAGACCTGACGAACTACATTTCGACTGAGATTAAGTCAGGACTCCTAGGCCTCACCCGCGAGTTAGACATCGACGACGACCCAGCAACGGGCACACGCCTACGAAAATTGCTCTCACAAGGCGGCACTGCGCATCACACTTTGGTGGCACGAGAGCTGTATTCAATCCACCAATACTGGATCGAAGAATATAGTGACCAATACGATGACACCCTGATGCAATACATCAAAGAAGGCATTATTTGCCCACCTGCCAAAGTGGACGAATGCACTCAGATCCAAGAAGCTATACGGTTCTCGCTCACCCAATTCTTTGAAGAATATGATTATCTGGTGCTACCAATCAGCCCCGTCGCAACACCTGAAAAATCTGCTTGGAGTAGCCAACTTGAGCACGACATCCAGCAACTCATCGCACCTGCCAGCCTAGCTTTTTTGCCAGCGATCATCCTGCCGTTCAACTGCGTGAGTGGCCGCCATAGCGCGGCTCAAATAATAATTAATCCGCGCAAGCTAAACATCGTGCCAGAACTACTCGCAAAATTGACAAGGTATTACGAAGACTAG
- the mutL gene encoding DNA mismatch repair endonuclease MutL: MSSIRILSDRVANQIAAGEVIERPVAVVKELVENCIDAGATRIEVEFRNGGKSYIRIEDNGKGMSPDEALLCLERHATSKIREAADLNEVCSFGFRGEALPSIASVSKFTLRTRAKEWDHGTEILINGGKMIDKKDCGMPVGTVIEVAHLFNSVPARRKFLKTDPTETAHITYNCRLFAVAHPNVAFRVLENGRTVFQSPACENLRDRIAEIWGRSLADDLIPVDVSDPKTGFRLTGLTAKPGVGRSTRRELVTLVNRRPVDSRTLSLAVLDAYHGRIQKGRFPPAFLFLEIKPQEVDVNVHPAKREVRFRDDGAIRRFVLNAVTETLAASRADDIAQTIAPSPATIPEESTSKPEPKAKPSLPKTTPAVKVAVLPTPSQAIRPAATPAAPKVALRTAPQPVACTPEPSATPAPVVTPAPTPAPKKTTSGWRLITLLKKRYALFDTTRGLVMLHLRHADQRVRFERISKEFKDETPPSQRLLIPHPLEFEPLASEALKSQLKQLNAQGFQVEEFGRNFYRIEAVPTWLSPEQAESFIRDLVDLVRQRGGMRKQTALGWEAVARLAVEGSYRRSDSLTEQAVEQLAKDLLACETPHTSPFGKPTFSEVSWGEWERRFGSD, encoded by the coding sequence ATGTCTTCAATCCGCATACTATCCGACCGAGTCGCCAACCAAATCGCCGCTGGCGAGGTCATTGAACGCCCTGTCGCAGTCGTCAAAGAACTTGTCGAGAATTGCATTGATGCGGGCGCAACACGGATCGAGGTCGAATTCCGCAACGGCGGCAAGTCCTACATCCGTATCGAGGACAACGGCAAAGGCATGTCGCCGGACGAGGCGCTACTCTGTCTAGAGCGCCACGCGACCAGTAAAATCCGTGAAGCTGCCGACCTCAACGAAGTGTGCAGCTTCGGCTTTCGTGGCGAAGCCCTCCCTTCGATTGCATCGGTCTCGAAATTCACCCTGCGCACCCGTGCGAAAGAGTGGGACCACGGCACCGAGATCCTGATCAATGGTGGCAAAATGATTGATAAAAAAGACTGCGGCATGCCAGTCGGCACTGTGATCGAAGTCGCGCACCTGTTTAACTCCGTTCCAGCGCGCCGCAAGTTCCTCAAAACCGACCCCACCGAAACGGCGCACATTACTTACAACTGCCGCCTATTCGCGGTGGCACACCCAAACGTCGCATTCCGCGTGCTGGAAAATGGCCGCACCGTCTTTCAATCGCCCGCCTGTGAAAACTTGCGAGACCGCATCGCCGAGATCTGGGGACGCAGCCTCGCTGATGATCTGATTCCCGTCGATGTGAGCGATCCGAAGACCGGATTTCGCCTGACTGGACTGACCGCAAAGCCGGGCGTGGGACGCTCGACTCGCCGCGAGCTGGTCACATTGGTGAACCGCCGCCCCGTCGACAGCCGCACGCTGAGCTTAGCCGTGCTCGACGCCTATCATGGCCGCATTCAAAAAGGCCGTTTTCCGCCCGCATTTCTATTTCTCGAAATCAAGCCGCAAGAAGTGGATGTCAATGTGCACCCAGCGAAACGCGAAGTGCGCTTCCGCGACGATGGTGCAATCCGTCGCTTCGTGTTGAATGCAGTCACAGAGACCTTAGCCGCCAGCCGTGCCGACGACATCGCTCAAACCATAGCACCGAGCCCTGCCACGATTCCGGAAGAATCCACATCAAAACCAGAGCCGAAAGCAAAGCCTAGTTTACCCAAAACAACACCTGCGGTCAAAGTCGCAGTGCTCCCGACTCCGAGTCAAGCAATTCGCCCTGCAGCCACACCAGCGGCTCCCAAAGTAGCACTACGCACCGCACCGCAGCCAGTCGCCTGCACACCAGAGCCAAGCGCGACTCCTGCACCCGTAGTCACACCAGCACCAACACCTGCCCCGAAAAAGACAACTTCTGGCTGGCGCTTGATCACCTTGCTAAAGAAGCGCTATGCATTATTCGACACCACACGTGGCCTCGTTATGCTGCACTTACGACACGCGGATCAGCGTGTGCGCTTTGAGCGTATCAGCAAAGAGTTTAAAGACGAAACTCCCCCGAGTCAGCGACTACTCATCCCGCACCCGCTCGAATTCGAACCACTCGCCTCCGAAGCACTGAAATCCCAACTCAAGCAATTGAATGCACAAGGCTTTCAAGTCGAAGAATTCGGTCGTAATTTTTACCGTATCGAGGCAGTGCCTACGTGGCTCTCGCCCGAACAGGCGGAGTCGTTTATCCGCGACCTCGTGGACCTAGTCCGTCAACGCGGTGGCATGCGCAAACAAACTGCGCTCGGCTGGGAAGCCGTCGCTCGACTCGCCGTCGAAGGCAGTTACCGACGCAGTGACTCATTAACCGAACAGGCCGTCGAACAACTCGCCAAAGACCTACTCGCCTGCGAAACCCCACACACCTCACCTTTTGGTAAACCCACGTTCAGCGAAGTCAGTTGGGGCGAATGGGAGCGCCGATTCGGCAGCGATTAA